The following proteins are encoded in a genomic region of Comamonas resistens:
- the lpdA gene encoding dihydrolipoyl dehydrogenase, translating into MSLIDIKVPNIGDFAEVGVIELLVNPGDTVAVDQSLITVESDKASMEIPSSHAGVVKEIKVKVGDKVAEGSVVLSLEVAAGAAAPVAAPAPAAAAPAPVAAPVAAPVAAAPAPVASNFSGAVDYDCDVVVLGGGPGGYSAAFRAADLGLKVVLVERYATLGGVCLNVGCIPSKALLHVAAVMDEVKHLEVAGVKFGAPEVSVDTLRGHKEKVIGKLTGGLGQMAKMRKVTVVRGYGNFVSANHIEVEETTGSGQEKTGSKKVVQFKNAIIAAGSQAVHLPFMPKDERVVDSTGALDLKAVPKRMLILGGGIIGLEMGTVYSTLGARLDVVEMMDGLMQGADRDLVKVWQKMNAPRFDNIMVNTKTVGAEATPEGIKVTFAPAKDGVTVPEPQTYDLVLQAVGRTPNGKKISAEKAGVAVTDRGFIDVDIQMRTNVPNIFAIGDIVGQPMLAHKAVHEAHVAAEVIAGELQGNKELASAAFNARVIPSVAYTDPEVAWVGLTEDQAKAQGIKVKKGLFPWAASGRAIANGRDEGFTKLLFDDSPEAHGHGRILGGGMVGTHAGDMIGEIALAIEMGADTVDIGKTIHPHPTLGESIGMAAEVAHGSCTDVPPVRK; encoded by the coding sequence ATGAGCCTCATCGATATCAAGGTACCCAATATCGGCGACTTCGCCGAAGTGGGCGTGATCGAACTGCTGGTCAACCCCGGTGACACCGTGGCCGTGGACCAGTCCCTCATCACCGTGGAGTCGGACAAGGCCTCCATGGAAATTCCTTCCAGCCACGCCGGCGTCGTGAAGGAAATCAAGGTCAAGGTCGGCGACAAGGTTGCCGAAGGCTCCGTCGTGCTGTCGCTGGAAGTGGCCGCCGGCGCTGCCGCTCCTGTGGCCGCACCCGCTCCCGCCGCCGCGGCGCCAGCCCCCGTTGCAGCCCCTGTGGCCGCTCCCGTCGCTGCTGCTCCCGCCCCCGTGGCCAGCAACTTCAGCGGCGCGGTGGACTATGACTGCGACGTCGTCGTTCTGGGCGGTGGCCCTGGCGGTTACTCGGCTGCCTTCCGCGCTGCCGACCTGGGCCTGAAGGTCGTGCTGGTCGAGCGCTACGCCACCCTGGGCGGCGTCTGCCTGAACGTGGGTTGCATCCCCTCCAAGGCACTGCTGCACGTCGCCGCCGTGATGGACGAAGTCAAGCACCTGGAAGTGGCCGGCGTGAAGTTCGGCGCTCCCGAAGTGTCCGTGGACACCCTGCGCGGCCACAAGGAAAAGGTCATCGGCAAGCTGACCGGTGGTCTGGGCCAGATGGCCAAGATGCGCAAGGTCACCGTCGTGCGTGGCTACGGCAACTTCGTGTCTGCCAACCACATCGAAGTCGAAGAAACCACCGGTTCCGGCCAGGAAAAGACCGGCAGCAAGAAGGTCGTTCAGTTCAAGAACGCCATCATCGCTGCCGGCTCGCAAGCCGTGCACCTGCCCTTCATGCCCAAGGACGAGCGCGTGGTGGATTCCACCGGCGCTCTGGACCTGAAGGCTGTGCCCAAGCGCATGCTGATTCTGGGCGGCGGCATCATCGGCCTGGAAATGGGCACCGTTTACAGCACACTGGGCGCACGCCTGGACGTGGTGGAGATGATGGACGGCCTGATGCAGGGCGCTGACCGCGATCTGGTCAAGGTCTGGCAAAAGATGAATGCACCGCGCTTTGACAACATCATGGTCAACACCAAGACCGTGGGTGCCGAAGCCACGCCCGAAGGCATCAAGGTCACGTTCGCTCCTGCCAAGGACGGCGTCACCGTGCCCGAACCCCAGACCTACGACCTGGTTCTGCAAGCCGTGGGCCGCACGCCCAATGGCAAGAAGATCAGCGCCGAAAAGGCTGGCGTGGCCGTGACCGACCGCGGCTTTATCGACGTCGACATCCAGATGCGCACCAACGTGCCCAACATCTTCGCCATCGGCGACATCGTGGGTCAGCCCATGCTGGCGCACAAGGCCGTGCACGAAGCGCATGTGGCCGCCGAAGTCATTGCTGGCGAGCTGCAAGGCAACAAGGAACTGGCTTCCGCTGCCTTCAACGCCCGCGTGATTCCTTCGGTCGCCTACACCGACCCCGAAGTGGCATGGGTGGGTCTGACCGAAGACCAGGCCAAGGCACAAGGCATCAAGGTCAAGAAGGGCCTGTTCCCCTGGGCTGCCTCGGGCCGCGCCATCGCCAACGGCCGCGACGAAGGCTTCACCAAGCTGCTGTTTGATGACTCCCCCGAAGCCCACGGCCACGGCCGTATCCTGGGCGGCGGCATGGTCGGCACGCACGCTGGCGACATGATCGGTGAAATCGCCCTGGCCATCGAAATGGGCGCGGACACCGTAGACATCGGCAAGACCATCCACCCCCACCCGACCCTTGGCGAGTCCATCGGCATGGCAGCGGAAGTGGCCCATGGCTCCTGCACGGACGTGCCACCTGTGCGCAAGTAA
- a CDS encoding LysR family transcriptional regulator, which translates to MAATASTAIHTQLHRVQTFLAVVELGSYTKAADYLNISKAMASLHVKALEEALSITLLVRSTRSVALTESGQQFYDEFKQIFGHIEAAFDNAQYGSRRLRGQLRISTTAEFGERYVLPLIPQFVQRYPGIAISHDANSSLSDLVAEKLDLVVRLGSLADSSLKSRKLADYEIWLVASPRLTGLQAVQQPQGLADLPWIANSNLDNPTHWVLASSQGQQAEVQGRAAHQSNSSNAIRALALAGLGVAVLPDWLVQDDVRSGQLQRVLPEYALPKQPIHLVFPGSRHLPRKTRVFIDFLAEHLVR; encoded by the coding sequence ATGGCCGCCACCGCAAGCACTGCCATCCACACCCAGCTTCACCGCGTGCAGACTTTTCTGGCCGTGGTGGAGCTGGGCAGCTACACCAAGGCCGCCGACTACCTGAACATCAGCAAAGCCATGGCCAGCCTGCATGTAAAGGCGCTGGAAGAAGCCCTGTCCATTACCTTGCTGGTGCGCAGCACGCGGTCGGTGGCATTGACGGAAAGCGGCCAGCAGTTCTATGACGAGTTCAAGCAGATCTTCGGCCATATCGAAGCTGCATTTGACAATGCCCAGTACGGCAGCCGCCGCCTGCGCGGGCAGTTGCGCATCAGCACCACAGCCGAGTTTGGCGAGCGCTATGTGCTGCCGCTGATTCCGCAGTTTGTGCAGCGCTACCCAGGCATTGCCATCAGCCACGATGCCAATTCCTCGCTCAGCGATCTGGTGGCCGAAAAGCTCGACCTGGTTGTGCGCCTGGGCAGCCTGGCCGATTCCAGCCTCAAAAGCCGCAAGCTGGCAGATTACGAAATCTGGCTGGTCGCATCACCCAGGTTGACTGGCTTGCAAGCCGTGCAGCAGCCGCAAGGCCTGGCCGATCTGCCCTGGATTGCCAACAGCAATCTGGACAATCCCACGCACTGGGTGCTGGCAAGCTCCCAGGGCCAGCAGGCCGAGGTGCAGGGCCGCGCCGCCCACCAGTCCAATTCATCGAACGCGATTCGCGCGCTGGCGCTGGCGGGCCTGGGTGTAGCCGTGCTGCCCGACTGGCTGGTGCAGGACGATGTACGCAGCGGCCAGCTGCAGCGCGTGCTGCCCGAGTACGCCCTGCCCAAGCAGCCGATTCATCTGGTCTTCCCCGGCAGCCGCCACCTGCCGCGCAAGACGCGGGTGTTCATCGACTTTCTGGCCGAGCATCTGGTGCGTTGA
- a CDS encoding MFS transporter — protein sequence MNPSATTIASATPRLHTSSPEIEADNALYSKISWRLLPLLLICYMVAYLDRINIGYAQIQMKQTLDFGDAAYGFGAGLFFIGYFLFEVPSNLLLEKIGTRKTLMRIMVVWGIIATAMAWVTTPLQFYVARFLLGAFEAGFFPGVILYFTYWYPSARRGRVISIFLSAVMGMAVVAGPLCGAILKYMNGIDGLHGWQWLFLIQGPPAIILGLILYRYLQDKPADAQWLSDAEKARLQYNIANDTGLGGGHHGGHKASHANSTTLGQLLRDPKVYALSLVYFMMHGATYLFVFWMPTVIQGLGVEDVLRVGVYSALPFIAGLIGMIAFGASSDKYRERRWHLFIATGMAIAGLIVTLQMHGHLEGSLIALAFTLVGLAALPPLFFALVSDYLTPAVAAGGIALISSLGNLGSAASPTLAGLLTQYTGNRQYSIYLVLVMLVISIIVLMAATIRKAKTP from the coding sequence ATGAACCCAAGCGCAACGACCATTGCGAGCGCCACGCCCAGGCTCCATACAAGCAGCCCCGAGATCGAAGCAGACAACGCGCTGTATTCCAAGATCAGCTGGCGACTGCTGCCCTTGCTGCTGATCTGCTACATGGTCGCCTATCTGGACCGTATCAACATCGGCTATGCGCAAATCCAGATGAAGCAGACGCTGGACTTCGGCGACGCAGCCTACGGCTTTGGCGCGGGCCTGTTCTTTATCGGCTACTTTCTGTTTGAAGTGCCCAGCAATCTGCTGCTGGAGAAAATCGGCACCCGTAAGACGCTGATGCGCATCATGGTGGTCTGGGGCATCATCGCCACGGCCATGGCCTGGGTCACCACGCCGCTGCAGTTCTATGTGGCACGCTTTCTGCTGGGTGCCTTCGAGGCCGGCTTCTTCCCCGGCGTGATTCTGTACTTCACCTACTGGTACCCGTCGGCCAGACGCGGCCGCGTGATCTCCATCTTTCTGTCTGCCGTCATGGGCATGGCCGTCGTGGCCGGGCCGCTGTGCGGCGCCATCCTCAAATACATGAACGGTATTGACGGCCTGCACGGCTGGCAATGGCTGTTCCTCATCCAGGGCCCGCCCGCCATCATTCTGGGCCTGATCCTCTATCGCTACCTGCAGGACAAACCGGCCGACGCCCAGTGGCTGAGCGATGCGGAAAAAGCCCGTTTGCAATACAACATAGCCAACGACACCGGCCTGGGCGGCGGCCACCATGGCGGACACAAGGCCAGCCACGCCAACAGCACCACGCTGGGACAGCTGCTGCGCGACCCCAAGGTCTATGCGCTGTCACTGGTGTACTTCATGATGCATGGCGCCACCTATCTGTTTGTCTTCTGGATGCCCACCGTCATCCAGGGCCTGGGTGTGGAAGATGTGCTGCGCGTGGGCGTGTATTCCGCCCTGCCTTTTATCGCGGGCCTGATCGGCATGATTGCCTTTGGCGCCAGCTCGGACAAATACCGCGAACGCCGCTGGCATCTGTTCATTGCCACCGGCATGGCCATTGCCGGCCTGATCGTCACCCTGCAGATGCACGGCCACCTCGAAGGCTCGCTGATTGCCTTGGCCTTTACCCTGGTCGGCCTGGCCGCCCTGCCCCCGCTGTTCTTTGCCCTGGTCAGCGACTACCTGACGCCTGCCGTCGCCGCTGGCGGCATCGCCCTCATCAGCAGCCTGGGCAACCTGGGCTCCGCCGCCAGCCCGACCCTGGCCGGCCTGCTGACCCAGTACACGGGAAACCGGCAATACAGCATCTATCTGGTGCTGGTGATGCTGGTCATCTCCATCATCGTTCTGATGGCGGCCACCATCCGCAAAGCCAAGACCCCATAA
- a CDS encoding type II toxin-antitoxin system HipA family toxin — protein MAHELEVWLFERRVGSLSLVHGRLSFAYAPDLLVLPQATALSQSLPLQAESFDDHQTRPFFAGLLPEGQMRRLIAQQFQVSGQNDFALLDHIGGECAGAVTFLEPGQALPQINGAGSTGVEGDVEWLSDEKLIALLDELPRRPMLAGDDGLRLSLAGAQDKLPVVFDGQRFGLPRNGAPSSHILKPAIHAVEDSVSNEGFCMLLAEVMGLRPANARIHSVLGRSFLLVERYDRVLKGDAQHQPQLQRLHQEDFCQALGVVPEMKYQNEGGPGLAQCFALLRSVTRPSAPQVLRLLDGVIFNALIGNHDAHGKNFSLLYGGRSPALAPFYDLLATAIYPQLTPKMAMKIGSKYKFSELEAKHWEQFAEESGLAKAATRRRLQQLATELPLAARKLQAAPQHGFAGNAVVEQIVQLIEQRCALTLRRMG, from the coding sequence ATGGCGCATGAACTCGAAGTCTGGCTGTTTGAGCGGCGTGTGGGCAGTCTGTCGCTGGTGCATGGGCGGCTGAGTTTTGCCTATGCGCCAGACTTGTTGGTGCTGCCGCAGGCCACGGCTTTATCGCAGTCGCTGCCGCTGCAGGCTGAGTCCTTTGACGATCACCAGACCCGGCCTTTCTTTGCCGGTCTGCTGCCCGAGGGGCAGATGCGCCGCCTGATTGCCCAGCAGTTTCAGGTGTCTGGCCAGAACGATTTCGCTTTGCTGGACCATATTGGCGGCGAATGCGCAGGGGCCGTGACTTTTCTGGAGCCGGGGCAGGCCTTGCCGCAGATTAACGGGGCTGGGTCGACCGGAGTAGAGGGTGATGTGGAGTGGCTCAGCGATGAAAAGCTGATCGCCTTGCTGGACGAGTTGCCGCGCCGCCCCATGCTGGCGGGAGACGATGGGCTGCGGCTGTCGCTGGCCGGGGCACAGGACAAGCTGCCCGTGGTTTTCGACGGCCAGCGCTTTGGCTTGCCGCGCAATGGCGCGCCCAGCTCGCATATCTTGAAGCCTGCCATCCATGCGGTGGAGGACAGCGTAAGCAACGAAGGCTTTTGTATGTTGCTGGCCGAGGTGATGGGGCTGCGGCCTGCCAATGCCCGCATTCATAGCGTCCTGGGCCGCTCGTTTCTGCTGGTGGAGCGCTATGACCGGGTGCTGAAGGGCGATGCGCAGCACCAGCCGCAGTTGCAACGTCTGCATCAGGAAGACTTTTGTCAGGCGCTGGGCGTGGTGCCCGAGATGAAGTACCAGAACGAGGGCGGGCCGGGCCTGGCGCAATGCTTTGCCCTGCTGCGCAGCGTGACCCGCCCCAGCGCGCCGCAGGTGCTGCGGCTGCTGGATGGGGTGATCTTCAATGCGCTGATCGGCAACCATGATGCGCATGGCAAGAACTTCTCGCTGCTTTATGGCGGTCGAAGTCCGGCGCTGGCACCGTTCTACGACCTGCTGGCTACGGCGATCTACCCTCAGCTAACGCCCAAGATGGCCATGAAGATCGGCAGCAAATACAAGTTCAGCGAGCTGGAAGCCAAGCACTGGGAGCAGTTTGCCGAAGAATCAGGCCTCGCCAAGGCTGCGACGCGCAGGCGTTTGCAGCAGTTGGCTACCGAGCTCCCCCTCGCTGCCCGTAAGCTGCAGGCAGCGCCACAGCATGGTTTTGCGGGCAATGCGGTGGTGGAGCAGATCGTGCAACTGATAGAGCAACGCTGTGCGTTGACGCTGAGGCGAATGGGCTGA
- a CDS encoding DUF3696 domain-containing protein yields the protein MIEEITVENFKSLKNQTSIELKSINIFCGANSSGKSSILQTILLITQSFSSRFNYDSVILNGNLLRLGSMKDILSRSPLKKEITLSLKLKNLYSKTYGNYSSIYYKYSFSTDKTKNQDDDYNPSITEILFNSIQEAKDPSGKSIKSNNSILCTRFSTTNEKTLSVNNYFSPSLTNSLKLYPDSEVSRVINNSLAPYSFEIRFNKSKNIFRLMVEDFKKDKYININSGNIDSIELSKEIYPVFMDKIDDLISLQNKEKIESIRKSKDLSSFIEKRLKKTNIIDKNKFWNDLLKHEISIFPNFSKFASERITPLKVIDFIEICNSLSEEKRERLANLLSNNKLQFENYWLNSSDYVYSDLQINSIDLSNTSGALTNYFNNSLKYLGPLRSEPQAVYSSIGQPDPKNVGLKGEFTAAALHLNKNNRIKYLKPNIIEDKIEFEPCESTLAFACQVWLKYLGVISEYSTKDKGKLGYELLVKIDPEDEWHDLTHVGVGVSQILPIVLLSLLSNEGDTLIFEQPELHLHPKIQSRLLDLFYALSESGRQCIIETHSEYFIHRLRLRIAQANDNRLNENSKIYFIDKEKESSLIKSININEYGSILKWPKDFFDQTDSEIERILIEASRKKKNKKEEAIK from the coding sequence ATGATTGAAGAAATAACCGTCGAGAATTTCAAATCTCTCAAGAACCAAACATCAATAGAATTGAAATCCATAAATATATTCTGCGGAGCAAACAGCAGCGGCAAAAGTTCAATTTTACAAACAATATTATTGATAACCCAAAGCTTTTCCAGCAGATTCAACTATGATTCTGTGATTTTAAATGGTAATCTTTTAAGACTTGGATCGATGAAAGATATTCTTTCAAGAAGCCCTTTAAAAAAAGAAATAACTCTCTCTTTAAAATTAAAAAATTTATATAGTAAAACGTATGGAAATTACTCTTCAATATATTACAAATATTCATTCTCAACAGACAAAACAAAAAATCAAGATGACGACTACAATCCATCAATAACCGAAATACTATTTAACTCAATCCAAGAAGCAAAAGATCCCAGTGGCAAATCCATAAAAAGCAACAACTCAATATTATGTACAAGATTCAGCACCACTAACGAAAAAACTCTAAGTGTTAATAACTATTTCTCACCGTCATTAACAAACTCTTTGAAATTATATCCAGACAGTGAAGTATCCAGAGTAATAAACAATTCATTAGCACCATATTCTTTCGAAATCAGATTCAACAAATCCAAAAATATATTTAGATTGATGGTAGAAGACTTTAAGAAAGATAAATATATAAACATAAATTCAGGAAATATAGATTCAATTGAATTAAGCAAAGAAATATATCCAGTTTTTATGGATAAAATTGACGATTTAATATCTCTACAGAATAAAGAAAAAATAGAATCAATCCGAAAATCAAAGGATCTATCTTCATTCATAGAAAAGAGATTAAAAAAAACAAATATAATCGATAAAAATAAATTCTGGAATGACCTATTAAAGCATGAAATTTCAATCTTTCCAAATTTTTCAAAATTCGCATCAGAGAGAATCACCCCTCTAAAGGTAATAGATTTCATTGAAATATGCAATTCACTCTCTGAAGAAAAAAGAGAACGATTAGCTAATTTATTAAGCAACAATAAACTTCAATTTGAAAATTATTGGCTAAATAGCTCAGACTACGTATATTCAGATTTACAAATAAACTCTATTGATCTATCAAATACGTCTGGCGCTTTAACCAACTATTTCAACAACTCACTCAAATATCTTGGCCCACTACGAAGTGAGCCACAAGCAGTATATTCATCCATTGGACAACCTGATCCAAAAAATGTCGGCCTAAAAGGGGAGTTTACTGCCGCTGCATTACACCTGAATAAAAACAACAGAATAAAGTATTTAAAACCAAATATCATAGAAGATAAAATTGAATTCGAGCCATGCGAATCAACTTTAGCATTTGCTTGCCAAGTTTGGCTTAAATACCTAGGCGTTATTTCAGAATACTCCACAAAGGACAAAGGGAAGCTAGGTTATGAACTACTCGTAAAAATAGATCCAGAAGATGAGTGGCATGACCTGACACATGTGGGTGTTGGCGTTAGTCAAATTCTCCCAATTGTGCTACTTTCACTTTTATCAAATGAAGGTGACACTTTAATCTTCGAGCAGCCTGAACTTCATTTACATCCAAAAATACAATCCCGACTTTTAGATCTTTTCTACGCTTTATCCGAATCAGGCAGACAATGCATCATAGAAACTCATAGCGAGTACTTTATTCATCGGTTAAGGCTAAGAATTGCCCAAGCCAATGATAACCGGCTTAATGAAAATTCAAAAATTTACTTTATCGACAAAGAAAAAGAATCAAGCTTGATTAAAAGCATCAACATCAATGAGTATGGATCCATATTAAAGTGGCCAAAAGATTTCTTTGACCAAACAGACTCAGAAATTGAAAGAATATTAATTGAAGCTTCTCGAAAAAAGAAAAACAAGAAGGAAGAAGCCATCAAATGA
- the aceF gene encoding dihydrolipoyllysine-residue acetyltransferase, with amino-acid sequence MALTEIKVPDIGDFSEVGVIEVLVKVGDTIKVEQSLITVESDKASMEIPSSQAGVVKEIKVALGDKVKEGSVVVMLETADAAPAPAAAAPAPVAAPVAAAPAPVVAAPVAAAPAASSTVDLKIPDIGDFKDVAVIEMLVKVGDTVTAEQSLFTVESDKASMEIPSPSAGTITALTIKLGDTVNVGDVVGQMTVQGAASAPVQAAAPVAAPVAAAVAAAPAPVVAAPVAAAPVAAPAAHNPTVAPSGQLPHASPSVRKFARELGVPLAEVKGSGNKGRITAEDIQSFTKSVMAGAVQTLAQQAVAPKSSGASGGNVGGLEVLAWPKVDFAKFGAVERKELSRIKKISGANLHRNWVVIPHVTNNDEADITELEAFRVQTNAESAKAKSDVKVTMLAFVIKAVVAALKKFPEFNASLDGDTLVYKQYFNIGFAADTPNGLVVPVLKDADKKGILQISQEMGELAKKARDGKLGAADMQGGCFSISSLGGIGGTNFTPIINAPEVAILGLSKGAMKPVWDGKQFVPRLMLPLSLSYDHRVIDGAAAARFNAYLGAVLADYRRILL; translated from the coding sequence ATGGCATTGACAGAAATCAAAGTCCCCGATATCGGCGACTTCTCCGAAGTCGGCGTGATCGAAGTGCTGGTCAAGGTGGGTGACACCATCAAGGTCGAGCAGTCCCTGATCACCGTGGAGTCCGACAAGGCCTCCATGGAAATCCCCTCCAGCCAGGCTGGCGTGGTCAAGGAAATCAAGGTTGCCCTGGGTGACAAGGTCAAGGAAGGCTCCGTGGTCGTGATGCTGGAAACCGCCGATGCGGCTCCCGCACCTGCCGCCGCAGCGCCTGCCCCTGTTGCTGCACCCGTGGCCGCAGCTCCTGCACCCGTGGTTGCAGCCCCTGTGGCCGCCGCTCCTGCAGCATCCTCCACCGTGGACCTGAAGATCCCCGATATCGGCGACTTCAAGGACGTGGCCGTGATCGAGATGCTCGTCAAGGTGGGTGATACCGTGACCGCCGAGCAATCGCTGTTCACCGTGGAGTCCGACAAGGCCTCGATGGAAATCCCTTCGCCTTCGGCCGGCACCATCACGGCGCTGACCATCAAGCTGGGTGACACCGTCAACGTGGGCGACGTCGTCGGCCAGATGACAGTGCAGGGCGCAGCCTCTGCTCCCGTGCAGGCCGCCGCTCCTGTGGCGGCACCGGTTGCCGCTGCTGTGGCTGCAGCACCTGCACCTGTGGTTGCAGCCCCTGTGGCCGCCGCACCTGTGGCAGCGCCTGCAGCCCACAACCCCACCGTGGCGCCTTCGGGTCAGCTGCCCCATGCCTCGCCTTCGGTGCGCAAGTTCGCTCGCGAACTGGGCGTGCCTCTGGCAGAAGTCAAGGGCTCGGGCAACAAGGGCCGCATCACGGCGGAAGACATCCAGTCCTTCACCAAGTCGGTGATGGCCGGCGCCGTGCAGACCCTGGCTCAGCAGGCCGTGGCTCCCAAGTCTTCCGGCGCATCCGGTGGAAATGTCGGCGGCCTGGAAGTGCTGGCCTGGCCCAAGGTCGACTTCGCCAAGTTCGGCGCCGTCGAGCGCAAGGAACTGTCGCGCATCAAGAAGATCTCGGGTGCCAATCTGCACCGCAACTGGGTGGTCATCCCCCACGTCACCAACAATGACGAGGCCGACATCACCGAGCTGGAAGCCTTCCGCGTGCAGACCAATGCTGAAAGCGCCAAGGCCAAGAGCGACGTCAAGGTGACGATGCTGGCTTTCGTGATCAAGGCCGTGGTCGCTGCGCTCAAGAAGTTCCCCGAGTTCAATGCCTCTCTGGACGGCGACACCCTGGTCTACAAGCAGTACTTCAACATCGGTTTTGCCGCCGACACGCCGAACGGTCTGGTCGTTCCCGTGCTCAAGGACGCCGACAAGAAGGGCATTCTGCAGATCAGCCAGGAAATGGGCGAGCTGGCCAAGAAGGCCCGCGACGGCAAGTTGGGTGCTGCGGACATGCAAGGCGGCTGCTTCTCGATCTCGTCTCTGGGCGGCATCGGTGGCACCAACTTCACGCCAATCATCAATGCGCCTGAAGTCGCCATTCTGGGTCTGTCCAAGGGCGCCATGAAGCCCGTGTGGGACGGCAAGCAGTTCGTGCCGCGTTTGATGCTGCCTCTGTCGCTGTCGTACGACCACCGCGTCATCGACGGTGCAGCCGCTGCACGCTTCAACGCCTACCTGGGCGCTGTGCTGGCTGACTACCGCCGCATCCTGCTCTAA
- a CDS encoding zinc ribbon domain-containing protein YjdM → MSTATLPSCPQCGLDNTYPDGDLLICPDCAHEWSAQAEAASEEDSGPRVIKDANGTPLADGDSVLLVKDLKVKGSSTVIKKGTKIKGIRLVYDNGDHDVDCKTDQGPFILKSEFLKKA, encoded by the coding sequence TTGAGCACAGCCACCCTACCCTCTTGCCCCCAATGCGGTCTGGACAACACCTACCCCGATGGCGATCTGCTGATCTGCCCCGACTGCGCCCATGAATGGTCGGCCCAGGCCGAAGCCGCCAGCGAAGAAGACAGCGGCCCCCGCGTCATCAAAGACGCCAACGGCACGCCGCTGGCCGACGGCGACAGCGTGCTGCTGGTCAAGGATCTGAAGGTCAAGGGCTCCTCCACCGTCATCAAGAAGGGCACCAAGATCAAGGGCATTCGCCTGGTCTATGACAACGGCGACCATGACGTGGACTGCAAGACGGACCAGGGCCCGTTCATTCTGAAGTCCGAGTTTCTGAAGAAGGCGTGA
- a CDS encoding helix-turn-helix transcriptional regulator, with translation MSTIHTADQLGTAVRTARKQLGLTQPQLALAAGVGTRFIVDLEAGKPTVRLEHVLRVIDALGGELQLGGLPDPASEGVAEGADHGA, from the coding sequence ATGTCCACCATCCACACCGCCGATCAACTAGGCACCGCTGTGCGCACAGCCCGCAAACAACTGGGGCTGACCCAGCCTCAGCTTGCCTTGGCTGCAGGGGTGGGCACGCGTTTTATTGTGGATCTAGAGGCTGGCAAGCCCACGGTGCGGCTGGAGCATGTGTTGCGGGTGATTGATGCGCTGGGGGGAGAGTTACAGTTGGGCGGTTTGCCGGATCCAGCTTCTGAGGGGGTAGCAGAGGGCGCAGACCATGGCGCATGA